A region of the Corynebacterium falsenii genome:
GCGCCGAACCTCCCTGCTCGACCAGCCTCCCTTCTTCAGCTACGCCACCGACGTGCGCGCTCTCGACCGGATGCTGGACTCCCGCCTCGAGGATGCCCTCGCCGCCCTGTCGCAGGTCGCCGACGACATCGCCTGGGAAGACAACTGGGTGGCCGTGCGCATGTCCAAGCGCCTCGAGCTCAGCGTGTGGAAGGCGATCATCCCGCACGTCCGCGACATGGCCGACGCCGCAATGGTGCTCCCGCCCTACGAACTCAACATTCCGCTCGACCTCATCCACGCCGATCAGACCCGTCCCATGCCCGGTGGGCCGCTCGTCATCGAGCCGGGTACCAGGGGCGTGGAGCGCACGGTGGCCGAAGCCCTCGCCGGCGCCGAGGATTCCGATGATGGGTACGGCGCGGACTACGCAGGTCAGGGCGATACTGGACGTGCAGGAAACGCAGGAAACGCAGGAAACGCAGGAAACTCAGGAAGCACGGGAAACCCGCGCCCCGCATACATCCGCGCCGTGCCCGATGCTGTCCCCAACGGCGAGTCCAATGCAGGCACAAGCGCCGATCCGGATTCCGGATCCACGCCCTCAGACCACCGCGACCCCAGCTCGTCCACGGATGACTCACCCGTCGCCCACGCCGAGGTTCCCACCGCGGACCGTCCGGACATCACCCGCCCCGCTGAGCCCGTCAGTTTCCCCACCCGGGCCAATGCCCGCTGGGAAGACGCCGAGGCGGACTTCGATGATTTCCCCGTAGCGGCCTCGAGTGAAGAGATCCCATCCCTGGGCGAGGATCCGGAGCACACGGGCGCCACGGCGTCGCGGCGACCGCGCGTGATCCGCGTGGACATTGACGAGGAGGCGACGATCTTCGACGATCCCGCCGAGGACGCTGATGACCTCGATAGCGATGCGGAAACCCTGTCTCACGAAGCTCGACGCCGCCGCGGTGGCCGTCACCGGGCGCCGGAAGCGCGGCACGCCAGGCCGGACCCGATCGAGGCCGTGGAGTATGAGACCGTCGACGGTGAGATTATCGATGACTAGCCCTAATCGACCGCGCTGGGCCCAGCTCACGGCGCAGTGAGCCGGGCCAGCAACGCAGCCACAACGGCACAAGCCCGAAGAAACGTCACACGAATAATCGAGGAAGGACCAGTAATGGTTGATAACAACAAGAAGCAGCGACTAGCCGAGCTCGTCAAGGAGCTCGCGGTGGTACACGGGCGGGTCACGCTCTCCTCCGGCAAGGAAGCCGATTACTACGTGGACCTGCGCCGCGCCACCCTGCACCACGAGGCGAGCCCGCTGATCGGCGAGCTGCTGCGCGAGCTCACCGCCGACTGGGATTACGTGCACGTTGGCGGGCTGACCTTGGGTGCGGACCCGGTGGCCACGGCCGTGATGCACGCCGGCGAGGGCGTGGATGCGTTCGTGGTCCGCAAGGAGGCCAAGAAGCACGGCATGCAGCGCCGCATTGAGGGCCCGGATATTGAGGGCAAGCGCGTGCTCGTGGTGGAAGACACCACGACCACCGGCAATAGCCCGCTGACCGCTGTAGCGGCGGTGCGCGAGGCCGGCGCCGAGGTAGTGGGCGTGGCGACCGTGGTGGATCGCGCGACGGGTGCGAAGGACGTCATCGAAGCCGAGGGCCTGGAGTACCGCTACCTGCTGGGGCTGGAAGACCTGGGCCTTGCATAGTTCGGGGAGCGCTTCGGAGGCTGGCGCGGCGGGAGAGAACGGCACGGATAAGCCCGGGCCGACTGAATGGTTGCCGCACCCTGTGGGCGTCGGCCCGTGGGAGCAGGAGCACCCGGGCGAGCCGCGACCCGAGGGCGACCAGTGGGACCCCGAGCTCCTCGACGAGGGCGACCGGCGCAACGTTGTGGACGCCTACCGCTACTGGACCCGCGAGGCGATCGTCGCGGACATCGACCAGCGTAGGCATAGTCTGCACATCGCGATCGAGAACTT
Encoded here:
- a CDS encoding type III secretion system chaperone family protein — translated: MSGLLLLLVGLALLGAAVALLLRARGSDADGRVGMPGQGKAGVGSGGAGVGEVGSSEAGLNGAGTNEAGFSEAGPGEPVQSRATHDEERRGGLVHGAPEQSVRKDAADDADDADDVDDARAVGGADAGGDGDARDSEERGHGENGDISADGRAENGGEGDGDNQEASQEATTDVSTDDGQVDERTDGGEQATEETHSDPNHANLNHAPNHAKAEPRPEPPRTSSGFDFMKRRRKQWALDNGCAYDREDKAVAAQWPVSIIGHSATVPTVRDMISGFFEGHQTHIGDIGEYTILAMRRSAGSPVRVHYSKAGAMPQGMRRTSLLDQPPFFSYATDVRALDRMLDSRLEDALAALSQVADDIAWEDNWVAVRMSKRLELSVWKAIIPHVRDMADAAMVLPPYELNIPLDLIHADQTRPMPGGPLVIEPGTRGVERTVAEALAGAEDSDDGYGADYAGQGDTGRAGNAGNAGNAGNSGSTGNPRPAYIRAVPDAVPNGESNAGTSADPDSGSTPSDHRDPSSSTDDSPVAHAEVPTADRPDITRPAEPVSFPTRANARWEDAEADFDDFPVAASSEEIPSLGEDPEHTGATASRRPRVIRVDIDEEATIFDDPAEDADDLDSDAETLSHEARRRRGGRHRAPEARHARPDPIEAVEYETVDGEIIDD
- the pyrE gene encoding orotate phosphoribosyltransferase — encoded protein: MVDNNKKQRLAELVKELAVVHGRVTLSSGKEADYYVDLRRATLHHEASPLIGELLRELTADWDYVHVGGLTLGADPVATAVMHAGEGVDAFVVRKEAKKHGMQRRIEGPDIEGKRVLVVEDTTTTGNSPLTAVAAVREAGAEVVGVATVVDRATGAKDVIEAEGLEYRYLLGLEDLGLA